Part of the Georgenia sp. TF02-10 genome, CACCGCCCTGCAGGACCCGGGCCGCCGGGGCCCGCGGGGCACGAGAGGAAGGAGAGCACCGTGGCTCATCCCGGTACCGGAGGCGGCACCGCCCGCGGTGACGCGCGCCCAGCAGCCGGCGATGCCCGGCCGTCCACCGGCGACGGTGCCCGCCCGGCCGCCGCGCCGACCGTCCCGCCGGCCGCGCCGGCCGGCCGCCCGCCGCTGCGCATCGCCAACGTCTCCGGGTTCTTCGGCGACCGGCTCAGCGCCGCCCGGGAGATGGTCGACGGCGGCGCCGTCGACGTCCTCACCGGGGACTGGCTCGCCGAGCTCACCATGGGGGTGCTCGCCCGCCAGCGCGCCCGGGACGAGGCCGCCGGCTACGCCGCCACCTTTGTCACCCAGCTCGCGGACGTGCTCGGCGACTGCCTGCGCCGCGGGATCCGGGTCGTCGCCAACGCCGGCGGCCTGAACCCCCACGGCTGCGCCGCGGCCGTGCGGCAGGTGGCGGAGCAGCAGGGGCTCACTGTGCGGGTCGCCGTCGTCGACGGCGACGACGTCACCGACGCCTTCGCCCGCGCCCGGGCCGCCGGCTGGGCCGCCCCGCACCTGGACTCCGGGGAGCCGTTCGCGGTGCTGGCCGCCGAGCCGGAGGTGGTCAACGCCTACCTGGGGTGCTGGGGCATCGTCGAGGCGCTCGCCGCCGGCGCCGACGTCGTGGTGACCGGCCGGGTGACCGACGCCGCCGTCGTGCTCGGCCCGGCGGCCTGGCACCACGGCTGGTCCGCCGCGGACCTGGACGCGCTGGCCGGCGGGGTCGTCGCCGGGCACGTCATCGAGTGCGGCGCCCAGGCCACCGGCGGCAACTTCGCCTTCTTCACCGAGGTCCCGGGCGCCGAGCGGGTGGGGTTCCCGCTGGCCGAGGTGTACGCGGACGGCTCGGCAGTCATCACCAAGCACCCCGGCACCGGGGGGATGGTGACGCCGGAGACGGTGGGCGCCCAGCTGCTGTACGAGGTGGACGGGCCGCGCTACCTCACCCCCGACGTGGTGGCCCACCTGGACACCGTCCGGGTGGAGGCGGCCGGCCCGGACCGGGTCCGGCTGAGCGGGGCGCGGGGCGAGCCGGCCCCGGCCACCGTCAAGGTGGGGGCGATCGTGCCGGCCGGGTGGCGCAACGCGGTGACGTTCGTGCTCACCGGCGGCGCGGTCGAGGCCAAGGCGGCCGCGGCGCAGGCCGCGCTGTGGGCGGTGGTGCCCGGCGGCCGGGAGGCCTTCGAGGAGGTGGCCGTCACGCTGCTGCGCGCCGACCGGCCCGACCCGGCCCGGATGAGCGAGGCCGTCGCGCTGCTCACGGTCACCGTCCGCGACCGGGACCGGGCGGCGGTGGCCGGCTTCGCCCGATCCGCGGTGGAGACGTGGCTGGCCGGCTACCCCGGCCTGTACTTCACCGGCCCGCCTGGGCCGGGCAGCGGCGCCACGATCTTCTGGCCCACCCTCATGCCCACCGCGGAGGTGCCCCAGCGGGTGAGCCTGAACGGGCGGCAGTGGTCGGTGCCCGCTCCGACGGTCGGTGACGGCGACGGCGGCAGTGTCGGCGACGGCGACGGCGGCCGGGGCTCACCCAGCCCGGGCTCGCCGGGCGGTCGTGCCGTCGATGGCAGCGCTGCTCCGGAGCCCCCGGCCGGGCCGGCCGGGCTGCCCGAGCTCGCCGAGCCGCCCGCGCTGACCGAACCCGCCGGACGGGCCGAGCCGGACCGCCCCCCCGCACCGGCCGGCGCCGCCACCCGCCGGGTCCCGCTCGGCACGGTCCTCGGCGCACGCTCGGGCGACAAGGGCGGCAACGCGACCCTCGGGGTGTGGGCCCGTAACGAGCGCACGCACGCCTGGCTGCGCACGTTTTGGACCGAGGACCGGGTACGCGCGCTGGTCCCCGAGGCGGCGGACCTGGAGCTGCGGCTGTGGGAGCTGCCCAACCTGCGGGCGGTCGGGGTGACCATCGTGGGGCTCCTCGGCCGCGGCGTCGGGACCAATCTGGGCCTGGACTCCCAGGCCAAGGGGCTCGGCGAGTACCTGCGCGCCAAGCACGCCGACGTCCCGGTCGACCTGCTGCCCGACGCTCCGGCCGACGCCGGCGCCACCGACCGCACCGACGCTTCCCTGCCCGGGCGGGGCGGCGCCGTCGACGGACCTGCCGTCGGCCCCGACCACCGGGCCGGGGCTGCGGCCCGCGACCGTGCCGGAGGCAACCATGCCGACGCCTGACGTCCGCCTGGCCGTCGCCGGTGGGGTCGCCACGCTCACCCTGGACTCCGCCCACAACCGCAACGCCCTGTCCCGGGCGCTGCGGCAGCGGCTCGCGGAGCAGCTCGCGCGGGCGCTGGCCGACGACGCCGTGCGGGTCCTCGTCCTCACCCACGCAGGCCCGGTGTTCTGCGCGGGCGCGGACCTGCGCGAGCCCGACGCCGCCCCCGCCCCCGGCGCCGAGCTCGAGGACCTGCTGCACACCCTGTGGTCGGTGCCCAAGCCGGTCGTGGCCCGCCTGGCCGGCACGGCCCGCGGCGGGGGCACCGGGCTGGTGGCGGCGGCCGACGTCGCGGTCGCCGCCGACACCGTCACCTTCGCCTTCCCCGAGGTGCGCCTGGGCGTGGTGCCGGCGCTGATCTCCGCCCCGCTGCGGCGCCGGGTCGCCCCGCGGGCGCTGCAGGAGCTCTTCCTCACCGGGGAGGTGTTCGATGCGCCGCGGGCGGCGGAGATCGGCCTGCTCACCGCCGTCGTCCCCGCCGAGGACCTGGACGCCGCGGTTGACCGGTACGTGCAGATGCTGCTGCGCGGCGCGCCCGCCGCCCTGGCGGCCACGAAGGAACTGCTCGCCGCTCCTCCGCCCGGCGGCCTGGCGCCTGAGCTCGCCGCCCTGGCCCGGCTCTCGGCCCGGCACTTCGCCTCGCCCGAGGCAGCGGAGGGCAGGCGGGCCTTCGCCGAGAAGCGCGCGCCGGCCTGGGCGGTCGATGGTCCGCCCACCGCCGGACCCGCCGCTCCCCCGCAGCCGCCCGAGCGGTGACAGCGGGGGGACGCCTGCCACAATCGGCAGGTGCTCCTCGCCCAGGTCGTCCAGACCTCCGCCGCGGTCGCGGCCACCCGCTCGCGCCTGGCCAAGCGGGACCTGCTCGCCGCCACGCTGCGCGCGGCCGGGCCGGAGGAGGTCGCCGTCGTCGCGGAGTTCCTCGCCGGCCGCCCCCGGCAGCGCCGCACCGGCGTGGGCTGGCGGTCCCTCACCGACCTGCCGACCCCGGCCCGGGCGGAGACCCTGACCCCGCTGGGCGTCGACGCCGAGCTGGCGCGGATCGGCGCGCTCACCGGTCCCGGCTCCCAGGCCACCCGCGCGACGGCGGTCCGGGCCCTGTTCGCGACGGCCACCGCCCCCGAGCAGCAGTTCCTCGCCGGGCTCCTGCTCGGGGAGCTGCGCCAGGGCGCGCTGGACTCCCTGCTCCTCGACGCCATCGCCGCCGCGGCCGAGGTCCCGCTCGCGGCCGTGCGCCGGGCGGCGATGTTCAGCGCGCTGTCCGGCCCGATCGCGCAGGCGGCGCTGACCGGCGGCGCCCAGGCGCTGACCGGGTTCCACCTCGTGGTCGGCCGGCCGGTGCGCCCGATGCTCGCCTCCGCCGCGCCGGACGTTGACGCGGCGCTGGCCAAGATCACGGGTGCGGCGGGGGCCACGGCGGTGGCCGACGGCGGTCTGGCCGACGGCGGTCCGATGGCCGACGGCGGGACGGCCAACGGCGGTCCGGCCGACGGCGGTCCGGTGGCCGATGGCGCTCCGCCCGCGGACGACGGCGGGCACGACCGACCAGCCGCGGCAGCGGTCGCCGTGGACGGGAAGATCGACGGCATCCGCATCCAGGTGCACCGCGCCGGGGAGCAGGTCACGGTCTTCACCCGCTCGCTCGACGACGTCACCGACCGGCTGCCCGAGGTCGTCGACACTGTCCGCGACCTCGCCGTGAACGCCGTCGTCCTGGACGGGGAGGCCATTGCCCTGGACGCCGAGGGCCGGCCGCGGGCCTTCCAGGAGACCGGGTCGCGCACGATGACCCGGGACGCCGCCACTGCTGGTGCCGAGGTGCCGCTGACCGCCTACTTCTTCGACCTGCTGCACCTGGACGGGCGGGACCTGCTCGATGCCCCCGCCAGCGAGCGGTTCGCCGCGCTGGCCGACGTCGTCCCGCCGTCGGCCCGGGTGCCACGCCGAGTGACCGCGGACCCGGCCCAGGTGCAGGACTTCTTCGCCGAGATGCTCGGCCGGGGCCACGAGGGGGTGGTGGTCAAGGACCTCACCGCGCCCTACGCCGCGGGGCGGCGGGGCGCGGCGTGGGTAAAGGTCAAGCCGCGACACACCCTGGACCTGGTGGTGCTCGCCGTGGAGTGGGGCAGCGGGCGGCGGCGCGGGCTGCTGTCCAACATCCACCTCGGGGCCCGGGACGGCGAGGGGTTCGTCATGCTCGGCAAGACGTTCAAGGGCATGACCGACGAGATGCTCGCCTGGCAGACCGAGCGTTTCCTCGCGCTGGAGACCGGCCGGGAGGGCCACGTCGTGCACGTGCGGCCGGAGCAGGTGGTCGAGGTCGCCTTCGACGGGGTGCAGCGGTCGAGTCGCTACCCGGGCGGCGTGGCACTGCGCTTCGCAAGAGTGCTCCGCTACCGACACGACAAGTCCCCAACAGAAGCAGACACCTTATCAATCATTCGGGCCTACCTTCCCACTACCAGCACAGACAACTTTAACGGGAGTAACAGTGCGCCTTAAGGCAATGCACCTCAAGGGATTTAAACGTTTCACGGACCTGTCAATCGAAGATGTTCCAGAGTCGGCGAAGCTAATCTTGCTCGCCGGACCGAACGGCTCAGGCAAGTCCTCAGTCTTTGACGGCTTGAAAACCTGGCACTGGGCAAATGGCGGCGGTGGCTACTGGTGGGAGGAAACATACGGAGCCAAGGTTGGCTCGGACCCAATCTACTGGGATGAACGAGTTCAGGTCATCTTCCACGACCCAGTACCAGATAGCGAGATCGCCCGGAAGAAGCTTGTATATGTAAGAAGTGCCTTTCGAAACGAAGCCGACTTCGAACTAAGCGGAATTTCCCGAATGGCGTCGCCACTGGAGCGGCCCGGAGTGGGAAGACTAATCGACACTGACGCAAGTGTGTCTGAAAACTACCAACGTCTGATCCTGCAAACGCTCGATGGCGTTTACAGAGATGAGCTGCCGGAAGATATGACGCGCGTCCAACTCCGCGATCGAATCATTGGTAGGGTACGGGACGCCTTAGCACAAGTTTTCCGTGACTTGCAGCTTGACGGAGTCGGAGGCGTCACGGTCGGGGAAGACTCACTGGGGACATTCTACTTCTCTAAGGGCTCGTCGAAGCGTTTTCTATACAAGAACCTGTCAGCAGGCGAAAAGGCATGCTTCGATCTCATACTGGATGCGGTCATCAAGGCAGAGTACTTCAATGATTCGATTTGGTGCATTGACGAGCCTGAGACTCATTTAAACACAAGGATCCAGAGCGCTTTGCTAGAGACCCTGGTCTCTTTGGTTCCAGACAACTCCCAGTTACTCCTCGCGAGCCATAGCATCGGATTCATGCGGAAGGCTTGGGAGATGGCGAAGAAGTCGCCCGGTCAAGTCGTTTTTCTCGACATGGAGGGCATCGACTTCGACAAATCTGCATCTATCCGCCCAGTACGGCCGTCACGCGACTTTTGGGCAAAGACCTTGGAGGTCGCCCTCGGGGACTTGGCTAATCTGGTGGCGCCCGAGCGTATAGTCCTTTGCGAGGGAAGGCCACCAAGGGAGGCTGACAACGGCAACTCTGAGTTCGATGCGAAGTGCTACAGGAGAATCTTCGCCAGCGAATACCCAGAGACAGATTTTCTCTCAGTGGGTAGCAGCAGGGACGTGACCCACGATCGGCTAGACGCTGGGAAGACTATTCAGACGATCGCCACCGGTACAATTCTTATTCGCGTCATTGATCGTGATTTACGCAATGCAGATGAAGTCGCAGCACAGAGAGCGCGCGGAGTAAGAGTTCTCAACCGTCGCAACATAGAGGCCTACCTGCTGGATGACGAGGTTCTCGCGGCACTCTGCCGGGAAGTCGAGCAGATAGATAGGGCGCCAGAGCTGGTCCGCCTGCGGGACGCCTTGATGCAAGCGTCCGTCCAACGCGGGAATGATCCAGACGATTTCAAAAAGGTTGCTGAGGAGTTCTACCGTGGAGCACGTAAGGAGTTGATGCTCTCAAGCTCAGGTAGTTCTTGGGCAGCCTTCGCAAGCGCAACCCTCGCGCCGTTGATTAAACCTGGGATGGTGGTTTACGAGGATCTGAAGGAGAGTATCTTTGGAGGTTGACACGGTGGTGTTCTAGAACTACCCGGTCCATCACTGTTCCTATCGAATCGGTTCTTTTTCGAATTCTCGGATTCGAGCAGCACGTTCAACGGCTGAGACGAGATGCTCGCCTGGCAGACCGAGCGGTTCCTCGCGCTGGAGACCGGCCGGGAGGGTCACGTCGTGCACGTGCGGCCGGAGCAGGTGGTCGAGGTCGCCTTCGACGGGGTGCAGCGCTCGCCGCGCTACCCCGCCGGGATGGCGCTGCGGTTCGCCCGGGTGCTGCGGTACCGGTCGGACAAGACCGCTGACGAGGCGGACACGGTGGCGACCGTCCGGGCGCTGATGGGGGCTGAGAGACGGCCCCGCCGTCGCGCCGGGCCGCGGTCACGCCAGGCGGCCGTGCCCGGACGGCGGTCAAGCCTGGCGGTCGGCCGCCTGGGCGCGGAGCCGTGCCTCCTCGGCACGGACCTTGGCCTGGGTGGCGCGCTCGGCCTCCAGCCAGGCCGGCATCTCGGCCAGCAGCGCCCTGATCTGCTCGGTGGTCAGCGGCTCGGTAACGCCGGCCCGCGCCAGGCCGGAGGCGGACACGCCCAGGCGGCGGGCGACCTCGCCCCGCGGGTGCGGGCCGTGGCGGCGCAGCTCCGCGAGCCAGGCGGGCGGGTGGGCCTGCAGCTCGTCCAGCTCCTCCCGGCTGACCGGACCGGCCCGGAACTCCGCCGGGGTCGCGGACAGCAGCACGCCGAGCTTCTTCGCGGCGGTCTGCGGCTTCATGGTCTGGGACATGCGTGCGGCCATCGGACCAGCGTAGGGCGCGGCCGGGGCGAGGAGCTGCCGTAGCCTCGGCCGGGTGGGCGACGGTGAGGGACGGACACCGGGGGCGGAGCCGTTCCGGATCCGGTTCGTCCCCGGCGTCACGCCGGACAGGTGGCTGCGCACCTGGGCCCGGCGCATGCCCGGCAGCCCGCTGGAGGCCGCGCCGGTGACGACCGCCGAGCAGGTCGCGGTG contains:
- a CDS encoding acyclic terpene utilization AtuA family protein is translated as MAHPGTGGGTARGDARPAAGDARPSTGDGARPAAAPTVPPAAPAGRPPLRIANVSGFFGDRLSAAREMVDGGAVDVLTGDWLAELTMGVLARQRARDEAAGYAATFVTQLADVLGDCLRRGIRVVANAGGLNPHGCAAAVRQVAEQQGLTVRVAVVDGDDVTDAFARARAAGWAAPHLDSGEPFAVLAAEPEVVNAYLGCWGIVEALAAGADVVVTGRVTDAAVVLGPAAWHHGWSAADLDALAGGVVAGHVIECGAQATGGNFAFFTEVPGAERVGFPLAEVYADGSAVITKHPGTGGMVTPETVGAQLLYEVDGPRYLTPDVVAHLDTVRVEAAGPDRVRLSGARGEPAPATVKVGAIVPAGWRNAVTFVLTGGAVEAKAAAAQAALWAVVPGGREAFEEVAVTLLRADRPDPARMSEAVALLTVTVRDRDRAAVAGFARSAVETWLAGYPGLYFTGPPGPGSGATIFWPTLMPTAEVPQRVSLNGRQWSVPAPTVGDGDGGSVGDGDGGRGSPSPGSPGGRAVDGSAAPEPPAGPAGLPELAEPPALTEPAGRAEPDRPPAPAGAATRRVPLGTVLGARSGDKGGNATLGVWARNERTHAWLRTFWTEDRVRALVPEAADLELRLWELPNLRAVGVTIVGLLGRGVGTNLGLDSQAKGLGEYLRAKHADVPVDLLPDAPADAGATDRTDASLPGRGGAVDGPAVGPDHRAGAAARDRAGGNHADA
- a CDS encoding enoyl-CoA hydratase-related protein, producing the protein MPTPDVRLAVAGGVATLTLDSAHNRNALSRALRQRLAEQLARALADDAVRVLVLTHAGPVFCAGADLREPDAAPAPGAELEDLLHTLWSVPKPVVARLAGTARGGGTGLVAAADVAVAADTVTFAFPEVRLGVVPALISAPLRRRVAPRALQELFLTGEVFDAPRAAEIGLLTAVVPAEDLDAAVDRYVQMLLRGAPAALAATKELLAAPPPGGLAPELAALARLSARHFASPEAAEGRRAFAEKRAPAWAVDGPPTAGPAAPPQPPER
- a CDS encoding ATP-dependent DNA ligase — encoded protein: MLLAQVVQTSAAVAATRSRLAKRDLLAATLRAAGPEEVAVVAEFLAGRPRQRRTGVGWRSLTDLPTPARAETLTPLGVDAELARIGALTGPGSQATRATAVRALFATATAPEQQFLAGLLLGELRQGALDSLLLDAIAAAAEVPLAAVRRAAMFSALSGPIAQAALTGGAQALTGFHLVVGRPVRPMLASAAPDVDAALAKITGAAGATAVADGGLADGGPMADGGTANGGPADGGPVADGAPPADDGGHDRPAAAAVAVDGKIDGIRIQVHRAGEQVTVFTRSLDDVTDRLPEVVDTVRDLAVNAVVLDGEAIALDAEGRPRAFQETGSRTMTRDAATAGAEVPLTAYFFDLLHLDGRDLLDAPASERFAALADVVPPSARVPRRVTADPAQVQDFFAEMLGRGHEGVVVKDLTAPYAAGRRGAAWVKVKPRHTLDLVVLAVEWGSGRRRGLLSNIHLGARDGEGFVMLGKTFKGMTDEMLAWQTERFLALETGREGHVVHVRPEQVVEVAFDGVQRSSRYPGGVALRFARVLRYRHDKSPTEADTLSIIRAYLPTTSTDNFNGSNSAP
- a CDS encoding AAA family ATPase, coding for MRLKAMHLKGFKRFTDLSIEDVPESAKLILLAGPNGSGKSSVFDGLKTWHWANGGGGYWWEETYGAKVGSDPIYWDERVQVIFHDPVPDSEIARKKLVYVRSAFRNEADFELSGISRMASPLERPGVGRLIDTDASVSENYQRLILQTLDGVYRDELPEDMTRVQLRDRIIGRVRDALAQVFRDLQLDGVGGVTVGEDSLGTFYFSKGSSKRFLYKNLSAGEKACFDLILDAVIKAEYFNDSIWCIDEPETHLNTRIQSALLETLVSLVPDNSQLLLASHSIGFMRKAWEMAKKSPGQVVFLDMEGIDFDKSASIRPVRPSRDFWAKTLEVALGDLANLVAPERIVLCEGRPPREADNGNSEFDAKCYRRIFASEYPETDFLSVGSSRDVTHDRLDAGKTIQTIATGTILIRVIDRDLRNADEVAAQRARGVRVLNRRNIEAYLLDDEVLAALCREVEQIDRAPELVRLRDALMQASVQRGNDPDDFKKVAEEFYRGARKELMLSSSGSSWAAFASATLAPLIKPGMVVYEDLKESIFGG
- a CDS encoding DUF5997 family protein, whose amino-acid sequence is MAARMSQTMKPQTAAKKLGVLLSATPAEFRAGPVSREELDELQAHPPAWLAELRRHGPHPRGEVARRLGVSASGLARAGVTEPLTTEQIRALLAEMPAWLEAERATQAKVRAEEARLRAQAADRQA